A genomic region of Micromonospora sp. NBC_01796 contains the following coding sequences:
- a CDS encoding VWA domain-containing protein, with protein sequence MALVLVVVGAWFGYRQLAEPACTGQLRLNVDAAPEIEPAVEAAAAQWAENGAAAEGVCVEVAVTASDPADVAAILAGKHGVSLSGVGQAPGTAVAPDVWIPDSSTWLLRLSKEAAGFAPTNNAPIGRSPVVVAMPQPVAASAGWPEKKITWTDLLKQVTTGTKLRTGIVEPTRDAAGLSGLLALGAAAGAAGGAQAQQATTSALRALAAGRSAVRQDLLAKFPRATDPATIASALSAAALSEEDVMEYNAKQPAIPLAAVYVEPTPLSLDYPFAVMPGIDPARVAAAEGLFKVLTEASFKDRLAKQNLRGPDGTWGEGFSAPQGAPSPAGTPVATGSPAEGGTAAGGPDPAAVTRALSTWTAITLPSRMLAVIDVSGSMLEVVPTANNATRAQVTLAAAQGGLDLFDESWAVGLWIFSTELVGARDYRELVPIGPLTSQRGQLKSALAGIQPKKLGDTGLYDTVLAAYKAVQDGWEPGRVNSVVMLTDGKNEDDNGITQAKLLADLKAAADPERPIQVVIIGIGNGVNRGELDAITKVTGGGVFVTEDPAKIGDIFLQAIALRPAPR encoded by the coding sequence ATGGCGCTTGTCCTTGTCGTGGTGGGAGCGTGGTTCGGCTATCGGCAGTTGGCCGAGCCGGCTTGCACCGGACAACTGCGTCTGAACGTCGACGCCGCTCCCGAGATCGAACCGGCCGTCGAGGCCGCCGCCGCCCAGTGGGCGGAGAACGGCGCCGCGGCCGAGGGGGTCTGCGTCGAGGTCGCGGTAACCGCCAGCGATCCGGCCGACGTGGCCGCCATCCTCGCCGGGAAGCACGGGGTGTCGCTGTCCGGTGTGGGCCAGGCGCCCGGCACCGCGGTCGCACCGGACGTGTGGATTCCGGACTCCAGCACCTGGCTGCTGCGGTTGAGCAAGGAGGCGGCCGGTTTCGCGCCGACCAACAACGCGCCGATCGGCCGCAGCCCGGTGGTGGTCGCGATGCCGCAACCGGTGGCCGCCTCGGCGGGCTGGCCGGAGAAGAAGATCACCTGGACCGACCTGCTCAAGCAGGTCACCACCGGCACCAAACTCCGTACCGGGATCGTCGAGCCGACCCGCGACGCCGCCGGCCTGTCCGGGCTGCTCGCGCTCGGTGCCGCCGCCGGCGCGGCCGGTGGCGCGCAGGCCCAGCAGGCCACCACCTCGGCGTTGCGGGCGCTGGCGGCCGGCCGGTCCGCGGTGCGGCAGGACCTGCTGGCCAAGTTCCCGAGGGCCACCGACCCGGCGACGATCGCCTCCGCGCTCAGCGCCGCCGCGCTGTCGGAGGAGGACGTCATGGAGTACAACGCGAAGCAGCCGGCGATCCCGCTCGCCGCGGTCTACGTGGAACCGACGCCGCTGTCACTGGACTACCCGTTCGCGGTCATGCCCGGCATCGACCCGGCGCGGGTCGCCGCGGCCGAGGGCCTGTTCAAGGTGCTCACCGAGGCCAGCTTCAAGGACCGGCTCGCCAAGCAGAACCTGCGCGGACCGGACGGCACCTGGGGTGAGGGGTTCAGCGCACCGCAGGGCGCCCCCAGCCCGGCCGGTACGCCCGTGGCCACCGGTTCACCGGCCGAGGGCGGTACGGCAGCCGGCGGACCCGATCCCGCCGCCGTCACCCGCGCCCTCTCCACCTGGACCGCGATCACCCTGCCGTCCCGGATGCTCGCCGTCATCGACGTGTCCGGCTCGATGCTCGAGGTGGTGCCGACCGCCAACAACGCCACCCGCGCACAGGTCACCCTGGCCGCCGCGCAGGGCGGTCTCGACCTCTTCGACGAGTCGTGGGCGGTCGGTCTGTGGATCTTCTCCACCGAGCTGGTCGGTGCCCGGGACTACCGGGAACTGGTGCCGATCGGTCCGCTGACCAGCCAGCGTGGACAGCTCAAGTCGGCGCTCGCGGGCATCCAGCCGAAGAAGCTCGGCGACACCGGGCTGTACGACACCGTGCTCGCGGCGTACAAGGCGGTCCAGGACGGGTGGGAGCCGGGTCGGGTCAACTCGGTGGTGATGCTGACCGACGGCAAGAACGAGGACGACAACGGCATCACCCAGGCGAAGCTGCTGGCCGACCTGAAGGCGGCGGCCGACCCGGAACGACCGATCCAGGTCGTGATCATCGGTATCGGCAACGGGGTCAACCGCGGGGAACTGGACGCGATCACC
- a CDS encoding (Fe-S)-binding protein translates to MRIALFVTCVNDLVFPGTGKAVVTILERLGHTVEFPLEQSCCGQMHANSGYRAEAMPLVRRFVDTFEAYDAVVAPSGSCVAMVRESYPRLAASEPALAERVAHLAPRTYELSELLVDVLGVTDLGASFPHRVTYHPTCHGLRMLRLGDRPLQLLRAVRDIDLVELPGAQECCGFGGTFAVKNAGVSGAMLADKCDAVCSTGARYVAAADNSCLAHIGGGLSRRTGQPDGDGGTRPELRAIHYAEILAGTADVLAGTAEGAR, encoded by the coding sequence GTGCGCATCGCGCTCTTCGTGACCTGCGTCAACGACCTGGTGTTCCCCGGCACCGGGAAGGCGGTGGTGACGATCCTGGAACGGCTCGGCCACACCGTCGAGTTCCCCCTCGAACAGAGCTGCTGCGGCCAGATGCACGCCAACAGCGGCTACCGGGCCGAGGCGATGCCGCTGGTCCGTCGGTTCGTCGACACCTTCGAGGCGTACGACGCCGTGGTGGCCCCGTCCGGCTCGTGCGTGGCGATGGTGCGTGAGTCGTACCCCCGGCTGGCCGCCTCCGAGCCGGCGCTCGCCGAGCGGGTCGCACACCTCGCACCACGGACGTACGAACTCTCCGAACTGCTGGTCGACGTGCTCGGCGTGACCGACCTCGGCGCCTCGTTCCCGCACCGGGTCACGTACCACCCGACCTGCCACGGCCTGCGCATGCTGCGCCTCGGCGACCGGCCGCTGCAACTGCTCCGCGCCGTACGCGACATCGACCTGGTCGAGTTGCCGGGCGCACAGGAGTGCTGCGGCTTCGGCGGCACCTTCGCGGTCAAGAACGCCGGGGTCTCCGGCGCGATGCTGGCCGACAAGTGCGACGCGGTCTGCTCGACCGGCGCCCGGTACGTCGCCGCGGCCGACAACTCCTGCCTGGCGCACATCGGCGGGGGCCTGTCCCGCCGGACCGGCCAACCCGACGGCGACGGCGGCACCCGCCCCGAGTTACGGGCCATCCACTACGCGGAGATCCTGGCCGGCACCGCGGACGTACTCGCCGGCACGGCGGAGGGCGCCAGGTGA
- a CDS encoding GntR family transcriptional regulator encodes MVEVLRPARRTTLADDVYESVRTLVMDHAVAPGERINIDALARQLQVSPTPVREALARLESDGLVRKRALAGYTATPLLTRAEFDELVEMRLLLEPVATERAAHRIAGLPEPAEALAALRGAAELPGPAPGTEGFAAIAEFTNQDARFHHLVAEQAGNRLLHDAIVRLRSHLHLFRLYFPATHHGISAREHHRIVDAVTAADADAAGAAMRAHLLAARDRHLPFFETA; translated from the coding sequence GTGGTGGAGGTATTGCGGCCCGCGCGACGGACAACACTCGCCGACGACGTCTACGAGTCGGTGCGTACGTTGGTGATGGACCATGCGGTGGCGCCCGGCGAACGGATCAACATCGACGCCCTGGCCCGACAGTTGCAGGTCTCCCCCACCCCGGTCCGGGAGGCGCTCGCCCGGCTCGAATCCGACGGGCTGGTCCGCAAGCGCGCCCTCGCCGGATACACCGCCACCCCGCTGCTCACCCGCGCCGAGTTCGACGAACTGGTCGAGATGCGACTCCTCCTCGAACCGGTCGCCACCGAACGGGCCGCCCACCGGATCGCCGGACTCCCCGAACCCGCCGAGGCACTCGCCGCCCTCCGGGGCGCGGCCGAACTCCCCGGCCCGGCACCGGGCACCGAGGGCTTCGCCGCCATCGCCGAGTTCACCAACCAGGACGCCCGGTTCCACCACCTCGTCGCCGAGCAGGCCGGCAACCGGCTCCTGCACGACGCGATCGTCCGACTCCGGTCCCACCTGCACCTGTTCCGGCTCTACTTCCCGGCCACCCACCACGGGATCAGCGCCCGCGAACACCACCGGATCGTGGACGCGGTCACCGCCGCGGACGCGGACGCGGCGGGTGCCGCCATGCGCGCCCACCTGCTCGCCGCCCGCGACCGGCACCTGCCCTTCTTCGAGACGGCCTGA
- a CDS encoding lactonase family protein, with protein sequence MTDGGELVYLGCYTAEADGRGTGVVAARRDPVTGALETLGTVAPTESPSFLARHPTQPVLYAVNERAEGTVSAWAVDGDASLRPLGTWSTGGDSPCHLAVAPDGSHLFAANYGSGSVSVHPLDLAGVPGERTDLRVHDGHGVDPDRQEGPHAHMVSPDPDGGSLLAVDLGTDTLYRYDLDTLGGRLLPREPFTRTRPGTGPRHLARHPDGRRCYLAGELDATVTAYSVEGDGTLRERGRVAASARHGLVQPSEIAVRPDGRFLYLANRGVGTISVFALDDEIPRYVTEVATGGTWPRHFALIGTHLYVADERADVVSVFVVDPAAGIPEPAGSVAVSSPTCVLGPLPSVAVADR encoded by the coding sequence ATGACTGACGGCGGCGAGCTTGTCTACCTCGGGTGTTACACCGCGGAGGCGGACGGGCGCGGGACCGGGGTCGTCGCGGCGCGACGGGATCCGGTGACCGGGGCGCTCGAAACGCTCGGCACGGTCGCCCCGACCGAATCGCCGTCCTTCCTGGCCCGACACCCGACCCAACCGGTGCTGTACGCGGTGAACGAGCGGGCCGAGGGGACGGTCAGTGCCTGGGCCGTCGACGGCGACGCCTCCCTGCGCCCGCTCGGCACCTGGTCCACCGGTGGGGACAGCCCCTGTCACCTGGCGGTCGCACCCGACGGCAGCCACCTGTTCGCGGCCAACTACGGCAGCGGCAGTGTGTCCGTACACCCGTTGGACCTGGCGGGGGTGCCGGGTGAGCGGACCGACCTGCGGGTGCACGACGGACATGGTGTCGACCCGGACCGGCAGGAGGGTCCGCACGCCCACATGGTCTCGCCGGACCCGGACGGCGGGTCGCTGCTCGCGGTGGACCTGGGCACCGACACCCTCTACCGGTACGACCTGGACACGCTCGGCGGGCGCCTGCTGCCGCGTGAGCCGTTCACCCGGACCCGCCCCGGCACCGGTCCCCGGCATCTGGCCCGCCATCCCGACGGGCGGCGGTGTTACCTGGCCGGCGAGCTGGACGCCACGGTGACGGCGTACAGCGTGGAGGGTGACGGCACGCTGCGCGAGCGCGGGCGGGTCGCGGCGAGCGCCAGGCACGGGCTCGTCCAGCCCTCCGAGATCGCGGTACGACCGGACGGCCGTTTTCTCTACCTCGCGAACCGGGGAGTGGGCACGATCTCGGTGTTCGCGCTCGACGACGAGATCCCGAGATACGTCACCGAGGTGGCCACCGGCGGCACCTGGCCGAGGCATTTCGCATTGATCGGTACCCACCTCTATGTCGCCGACGAACGGGCCGACGTGGTGAGTGTGTTCGTGGTCGACCCGGCCGCCGGGATCCCCGAGCCGGCCGGCTCGGTCGCGGTGTCGAGTCCCACCTGCGTGCTCGGACCGCTGCCCTCGGTGGCCGTCGCGGACCGGTGA